In a single window of the Drosophila miranda strain MSH22 chromosome XL, D.miranda_PacBio2.1, whole genome shotgun sequence genome:
- the LOC117187331 gene encoding uncharacterized protein LOC117187331 isoform X2 — protein sequence MPKKYSNPVNKYFVYNEETRKSTCLQCLFDMAGKHSENLMRHLKRRHHHTYAALMEMRRLRHNRLNQSLANSDDNAEADEASAMPLSSMFQFSSEAKKLMIRMDPATIMTTTMETSDEDEKASSSRLSNDQFESIFIGKSEEPDVVEVEGDQLIDHDKMRYSQSLNQSQPPITAAMTMTSTPFASASAPRTSSVALRPSPTLSGDDAFFLQYLGNKFGNYSTRTKHTVQFQINRILYRADMGCFEDADASQLNESEIV from the exons ATGCCAAAAAAGTACTCGAACCCCGTTAATAAATACTTCGTATACAACGAGGAAACACGGAAGAGCACCTGCCTGCAGTGCCTTTTCGACATGGCCGGCAAGCATTCGGAGAACCTTATGCGCCATCTTAAACGGAGGCACCACCACACATACGCGGCCCTCATGGAGATGAGGCGATTGCGCCACAATCGCCTGAACCAGTCGCTGGCCAATTCCGATGACAATGCTGAGGCTGATGAGGCCTCTGCCATGCCGTTGTCGTCCATGTTTCAGTTCTCGTCCGAAGCAAAAAAACTAATGATCAGAATG GACCCTGCCACAATAATGACCACCACCATGGAAACGAGCGACGAGGATGAGAAGGCCTCTAGTAGCCGGCTCTCCAATGACCAGTTCGAGAGCATCTTCATTGGAAAGTCGGAGGAGCCGGATGTagtggaagtggaaggcgACCAACTGATCGATCACGATAAGATGCGTTACTCACAATCACTGAACCAGTCACAGCCGCCCATTACAGCAGCCATGACGATGACCAGTACACCCTTTGCATCTGCTTCTGCTCCGAGGACTTCCTCTGTAGCTCTCCGACCGTCCCCGACACTGTCTGGAGACGACGCCTTCTTTCTTCAATATCTGGGTAACAAGTTTGGAAACTATTCCACGCGCACCAAGCACACGGTTCAGTTCCAAATCAATCGAATCTTGTACAGGGCCGATATGGGCTGCTTCGAAGATGCCGACGCGAGCCAATTAAATGAATCCGAAATTGTCTAG